The following coding sequences lie in one Treponema primitia ZAS-1 genomic window:
- the iolE gene encoding myo-inosose-2 dehydratase, with the protein MAKVALKPKIKLAIAPIGWTNDDLPELGGEIPFEQCVSEMALAGFTGSEVGNKYPKDPDILNPKLKLRGLTICNAWFSSFLTTQPYEEVEAAFIKHRDFLYAVGARVIGASEQGHSIQGKEEPIFDNKPVFTDEEWKRLTEGLNKLGKLAAEKKMKLTFHHHMGTGVQTAAEIDRLMENTDPKLLSLLYDTGHLVFSGEDHMAVLKKWIKRIRHVHLKDMRPAIRETAITEKWSFLHAVKSGVFTVPGDGSIDFKPIFNTLKKAQYEGWWVVEAEQDPAKANPLEYAIKARAYIKKTGGV; encoded by the coding sequence ATGGCAAAGGTAGCATTGAAGCCTAAGATCAAACTGGCCATTGCCCCCATCGGCTGGACCAATGACGACCTTCCCGAACTGGGGGGGGAGATTCCCTTTGAGCAGTGTGTCAGCGAAATGGCTTTGGCGGGATTTACCGGAAGCGAAGTGGGTAACAAGTATCCCAAGGATCCGGACATTCTCAACCCAAAACTAAAACTGCGGGGGCTCACCATTTGTAACGCCTGGTTCAGTTCTTTTCTGACCACTCAGCCCTACGAAGAAGTAGAAGCGGCATTCATCAAGCACCGGGATTTTCTTTATGCTGTGGGCGCCCGGGTTATAGGGGCTTCTGAACAGGGTCACTCCATTCAGGGCAAGGAAGAACCTATCTTCGATAACAAACCGGTTTTTACCGACGAGGAATGGAAACGGCTCACCGAGGGGCTGAACAAGCTGGGAAAATTGGCGGCTGAAAAAAAAATGAAGCTGACCTTCCATCACCATATGGGGACCGGTGTGCAGACCGCCGCCGAAATTGACCGGCTTATGGAAAACACCGATCCTAAATTACTGAGCCTCCTCTACGATACGGGGCACCTGGTTTTCTCCGGGGAAGATCATATGGCGGTGTTGAAAAAATGGATAAAGCGGATTCGCCATGTACACCTTAAGGATATGCGTCCCGCTATTCGGGAAACAGCGATTACGGAAAAATGGTCCTTCCTCCATGCGGTTAAGTCCGGGGTCTTTACGGTGCCCGGCGACGGAAGCATAGACTTCAAGCCCATCTTCAACACCCTGAAAAAAGCGCAGTATGAAGGATGGTGGGTGGTGGAAGCCGAACAGGACCCCGCCAAGGCTAATCCCCTGGAGTACGCCATTAAGGCCCGGGCCTATATCAAAAAAACCGGCGGAGTTTAA
- a CDS encoding phosphoglycerate kinase — protein sequence MRFGINTLDDFDVKDKTVLCRVDINQPVDRVTGTLKDTTRIEACIPTLKELSEKGAKLVLLAHQGSDIEYKNFYTTEPHAKALSIFLGKEVKFIDDVCGPAAREAIKALNAGEILLLDNVRFVSEEQTLFETKLLLSHEEQAKTLLVRKLAPLGDIYVCDAFAAAHRDQPSLCGFEELLPSAMGRLFEEEFCVISGLMEKPERPSVFVLGGAKINDAFLMMSAVLGGGAADKVLTGGLVGEVILWADGKDIGEPARAFIKKEGYDNLVDTAKELLAKYRDKIVSPSDFAAVKDGKRVEYELGKIPAGVLILDIGEMTAKKYQEAIRGAKTVFVNGPMGVFEEAATELGTRLVWDALGDTQAYTVIGGGDSITATKKYGKTRDIDYICTGGGALIRFLTGEELPVVKALRHGSKLKEKVK from the coding sequence ATGAGATTCGGAATAAACACCCTGGATGATTTTGATGTAAAGGATAAAACGGTTCTCTGCCGGGTGGACATTAACCAGCCGGTGGACCGGGTCACGGGAACCCTAAAGGATACTACCAGGATCGAAGCCTGTATCCCTACCCTGAAGGAATTGAGTGAGAAGGGAGCCAAGCTGGTGCTTCTGGCCCATCAGGGAAGTGATATCGAATATAAAAACTTTTATACCACCGAGCCCCATGCAAAGGCGCTGTCCATATTTCTGGGTAAGGAAGTGAAATTTATCGATGATGTCTGCGGCCCCGCAGCCCGGGAGGCTATCAAGGCCCTCAATGCGGGAGAAATCCTCCTGCTGGACAATGTCCGTTTTGTATCGGAGGAACAGACCCTCTTTGAAACCAAACTGCTCCTCTCCCATGAGGAACAGGCAAAAACACTGTTAGTGCGGAAGCTGGCTCCATTGGGGGACATCTATGTCTGCGATGCTTTTGCCGCAGCCCACCGGGATCAGCCCAGTTTATGCGGATTTGAAGAACTCCTGCCCAGCGCCATGGGCCGCCTGTTTGAAGAGGAATTCTGCGTCATCTCCGGTCTCATGGAAAAACCAGAGCGGCCCAGCGTATTTGTCCTGGGGGGCGCCAAAATTAACGACGCTTTTCTGATGATGAGCGCCGTCCTGGGGGGCGGAGCGGCGGACAAAGTTTTAACCGGCGGTCTGGTAGGAGAAGTAATCCTCTGGGCGGACGGTAAAGACATCGGGGAACCTGCCCGGGCTTTCATCAAAAAAGAAGGCTACGATAATTTAGTGGACACCGCAAAGGAGCTGCTTGCAAAATACCGGGACAAGATTGTAAGCCCCTCGGACTTTGCCGCGGTGAAGGACGGGAAGCGGGTGGAATATGAGCTGGGGAAAATCCCCGCAGGGGTACTCATCCTGGATATTGGCGAGATGACCGCAAAAAAATATCAGGAGGCCATCAGGGGAGCCAAGACCGTTTTTGTCAACGGACCCATGGGGGTTTTTGAAGAAGCAGCCACCGAGCTGGGGACCCGCCTGGTATGGGACGCACTGGGGGATACCCAAGCCTATACGGTTATTGGAGGCGGTGACAGTATTACTGCGACAAAAAAATACGGTAAAACCAGGGATATTGATTACATCTGTACCGGCGGGGGTGCGTTGATCCGCTTCTTAACCGGGGAAGAATTGCCGGTGGTAAAAGCGCTGCGGCACGGTTCAAAGCTGAAAGAAAAGGTAAAATAA
- a CDS encoding type II glyceraldehyde-3-phosphate dehydrogenase → MVKVGVAGYGVIGQRLADGVALQKDMELVGIADLAPTLSIKALCEKGMPYDLYLVDGADKSKFDAAGIPYKGSFQDLIGKVDIMLDSSPGGVGAKNKELYAKAGVKAIFQGGEKNSVADVFFHGYANYEKGLGVNYLKLTSCNTTGLIRSVDCLDRKYGIDRVAITIIRRVADPGDYHRGLTNALQMDKAPSHQALDLMTIMPHIDATGILVHTPVTHGHIITVVAHAKKGKITKEQALEAFKTHNRIRVVNIDDGFLGNASFFRYARDLGNPRGDMYEIGLWEDSIVESGDNIMYAINIPQESVTIPETMDGIRASMKMQNDSATGTAETNKYLGLGKWKK, encoded by the coding sequence ATGGTAAAAGTCGGAGTAGCGGGATACGGAGTAATCGGGCAGCGTTTAGCGGACGGCGTGGCGCTGCAGAAAGACATGGAACTGGTGGGCATCGCGGATTTAGCCCCCACCCTTTCCATTAAAGCCCTCTGTGAAAAGGGTATGCCCTATGACCTGTATCTGGTCGATGGGGCGGACAAATCCAAATTTGATGCCGCAGGAATCCCCTACAAGGGCAGCTTCCAGGACCTGATCGGTAAGGTTGATATCATGCTGGATTCCTCCCCCGGCGGTGTGGGGGCAAAAAACAAGGAACTCTACGCCAAGGCCGGAGTTAAGGCTATCTTCCAGGGCGGTGAGAAAAACTCCGTGGCGGATGTGTTTTTCCACGGTTACGCTAACTACGAAAAAGGGCTCGGGGTAAATTACCTGAAGCTGACCAGTTGTAATACTACGGGACTCATCCGTTCGGTGGACTGTCTGGACCGTAAATACGGTATCGACCGGGTGGCGATAACCATCATCCGCCGGGTGGCTGATCCCGGGGACTATCATCGCGGCTTAACCAACGCCCTGCAGATGGACAAGGCTCCCTCCCATCAGGCCCTGGACCTGATGACCATCATGCCCCATATTGATGCGACGGGCATCCTGGTCCATACTCCGGTTACCCACGGCCACATCATTACGGTGGTCGCCCACGCGAAAAAAGGTAAGATTACTAAGGAACAGGCCCTGGAAGCCTTTAAGACCCACAACCGTATCCGGGTGGTGAATATCGACGACGGTTTCCTGGGGAATGCCTCATTCTTCCGCTACGCCCGTGACCTGGGGAACCCCCGTGGAGATATGTACGAGATCGGCCTATGGGAAGACAGTATCGTTGAAAGCGGTGACAATATTATGTACGCCATCAACATCCCCCAGGAATCGGTAACTATTCCGGAAACCATGGACGGTATCCGTGCCAGCATGAAGATGCAGAACGATTCAGCCACAGGTACTGCTGAAACCAACAAATACCTTGGCTTAGGGAAGTGGAAAAAATGA
- a CDS encoding NAD(P)-dependent malic enzyme → MKIDPALKDLDALFPAEFTEDQKAQAKTLFLKNLSLEAHKFYGGKMQTVPKCGIAGLNWFNVWYTPGVSKISTTIRDDNDTSFSLSNRGNLVAVVSDSTRVLGDGDCTPPGGLGVMEGKAMIMKYLGGVDATAICMDSRGPDGKHDPDRIIEFVKMLQPSFGAINLEDISQPNCFKVLDELRDACDIPVWHDDAQGTACITLAGLLNALKLAGKKLSEAKIVLLGAGAANTTIARLIIADGGDPAKMIVFDSKGSLHLGRDDIKNDKRNYRKWEICEKTNPGRAANEAEALKGADVLIALSKPGPDTVKREWISSMAAKSIVFTCANPVPEIWPYAAKEAGAFIVATGRGDFPNQVNNSVCFPGILKGALLVRAKKITDGMAIRCAHSIADFSEKRGIHPDSIIATMEETEVFAVEAADVAQQAVKEGVARLQLSWDEVYNRAKADIAAARALVDDLKKLGHIKEPPAELLETALARAIDAVKK, encoded by the coding sequence ATGAAGATCGATCCTGCATTAAAGGATCTGGACGCCCTGTTTCCTGCGGAATTTACGGAGGACCAGAAAGCCCAGGCTAAAACACTATTCCTAAAAAATTTGTCCCTGGAGGCCCACAAGTTCTACGGCGGAAAGATGCAGACCGTGCCCAAGTGCGGCATCGCCGGCCTTAACTGGTTTAACGTTTGGTACACCCCGGGGGTTTCCAAAATATCCACCACCATCCGGGATGACAACGATACGTCCTTTTCCCTGTCTAACCGAGGAAACCTGGTGGCGGTGGTGTCCGACTCTACCCGGGTCCTGGGGGACGGCGACTGCACCCCTCCGGGCGGCCTGGGGGTCATGGAAGGCAAGGCCATGATCATGAAGTACCTGGGCGGCGTAGACGCCACGGCAATTTGTATGGATTCACGCGGACCCGATGGCAAGCATGATCCTGACCGGATCATTGAGTTTGTAAAAATGCTGCAGCCTTCCTTCGGTGCGATAAACCTGGAAGATATCAGCCAGCCCAATTGTTTTAAGGTACTGGACGAATTACGTGATGCCTGTGATATACCGGTATGGCACGACGATGCCCAGGGGACTGCCTGCATCACCCTGGCAGGGCTGCTCAATGCACTAAAACTGGCGGGGAAGAAACTATCGGAGGCAAAGATAGTGCTTCTGGGAGCGGGTGCAGCGAACACCACCATAGCCAGGTTGATCATTGCCGACGGCGGCGATCCCGCCAAGATGATCGTCTTTGACTCCAAGGGTTCCCTTCACCTGGGACGGGATGATATTAAGAACGATAAGCGGAACTACCGGAAGTGGGAAATTTGCGAAAAAACCAATCCCGGTAGGGCGGCAAACGAAGCGGAAGCGCTGAAAGGCGCGGATGTACTCATCGCCCTATCAAAACCCGGCCCGGATACGGTGAAGCGGGAATGGATATCCTCCATGGCCGCCAAGTCTATCGTGTTCACCTGCGCCAACCCGGTACCGGAGATTTGGCCCTATGCGGCCAAGGAAGCGGGGGCCTTTATTGTGGCAACCGGCCGGGGGGACTTCCCCAACCAGGTGAACAATTCGGTCTGTTTCCCGGGGATACTCAAGGGCGCACTATTAGTACGGGCAAAGAAGATCACCGATGGCATGGCGATCCGCTGTGCCCACTCCATTGCGGATTTTTCCGAGAAACGTGGTATACATCCTGACAGCATCATTGCCACCATGGAAGAAACCGAAGTGTTTGCGGTGGAGGCTGCGGATGTAGCCCAACAGGCTGTTAAAGAAGGGGTAGCCCGGCTGCAGTTATCCTGGGATGAAGTTTACAATCGGGCTAAGGCGGACATTGCCGCCGCCCGGGCTCTGGTGGATGACCTGAAAAAACTGGGGCATATCAAAGAACCGCCGGCGGAGCTGCTGGAGACGGCGCTGGCTAGGGCTATTGACGCGGTAAAAAAATAA
- a CDS encoding HIT family protein, protein MKDQNCRYCTRTTDIVEIVADLEVSTLYITKDQAYRGRCILALKEHKTEVFQLSKTEVEAFGRDMAKASKAIYDAFSPDKINYAAYGDGYPHVHFHLVPKYKGGKSWGGPFDLAADPSGAVSPEELNKLIEQIKSKL, encoded by the coding sequence GTGAAGGATCAAAACTGCCGGTACTGTACCCGCACTACCGATATCGTAGAGATTGTGGCGGATCTGGAAGTATCCACCCTGTACATCACTAAGGATCAGGCCTACCGGGGCCGCTGTATTCTGGCCCTCAAGGAACACAAAACCGAGGTATTCCAGCTCAGTAAAACGGAGGTAGAAGCCTTCGGACGGGATATGGCCAAGGCATCAAAAGCTATTTACGACGCCTTCTCCCCGGACAAGATCAACTACGCCGCCTACGGTGATGGTTATCCCCATGTGCACTTCCATCTGGTCCCGAAATACAAGGGCGGCAAATCCTGGGGAGGCCCCTTTGATCTGGCCGCCGATCCCTCAGGCGCCGTAAGCCCTGAGGAACTTAACAAACTTATTGAACAAATTAAAAGCAAACTTTAA